The Streptococcus equi subsp. equi nucleotide sequence CTGCGTTGATTGACTAGAAAAGCCAATAACAAAGCCCTGTAGCAACCTATTGCCATTACCAAAAGGCACATGAACGCGAGAACCAATCTTAACCAGAGATAATAGCTCATCTGGAATAAGATAAGAAAAGGGCTTATCGGTTTGCATCAAGGGAATATCAACAATGACCTGTGCTATGTGTTGCATTTTGACTTCCTTTCTATCAAGAAATGGACCTGCAATATGAAAAAAACTAAGATTGACTCAACCTTAGATTTTTTCTCCCTCTTCTTCTTTTTCTTTTGCAATCTGCTCTTTTATTTTACGCTCTTCTTCTTCTCTTGCTAAACGCTCTGCCTCAATCCTTGCACGAACAGCCGCACGCTTAGCAGCAGGATCCGGGTGAATCACAACATTGCCTGACTCAATCTCCTCTAGTGCCTGAAGTGTTGATTTGACAGACTTAAAGGACTGTGTCGGTGCAGCACCTGCTTCTAATTCATGAGCACGCTTGGCCTGTAAAATAACAAGTGAATATTTTGATGGGACTTTATCTAATAAAGTATCAATTGAAGGTTTTAACATCATGGGCTTTACTCTTTTCTATTTCTATCATCTGAGAGATTTTGTTGTTTTAATCATTTGATCATAGCGACCAATCACACGCTCAACGCGAAAATGCTCGGTCTCAATAATACGCTTGACACGCTCTGCAGCTAAAGGAACCTCGTCGTTGACCACAGCATAATCATACTCTCGCATGAGCGCAATCTCTTCCTTAGCTC carries:
- the rpoZ gene encoding DNA-directed RNA polymerase subunit omega, which produces MMLKPSIDTLLDKVPSKYSLVILQAKRAHELEAGAAPTQSFKSVKSTLQALEEIESGNVVIHPDPAAKRAAVRARIEAERLAREEEERKIKEQIAKEKEEEGEKI